The Scomber japonicus isolate fScoJap1 chromosome 13, fScoJap1.pri, whole genome shotgun sequence genome includes a window with the following:
- the LOC128371806 gene encoding uncharacterized protein C11orf87 homolog, whose amino-acid sequence MTARTSEASGLSVPLHRCHGVLQANNGTCVEKLSIFPPFSSTLALLVLVAVLVGIILVSLATFHFHKRKLRNRKIQRAQEEYERDSRSPVRAGASGEPARPCVIVRPARCEEKLSCQSTESGDVTEPALHEAVPLDC is encoded by the coding sequence ATGACAGCCAGAACCTCTGAGGCGTCGGGACTGTCGGTGCCGCTGCACCGCTGTCACGGGGTTCTCCAGGCCAATAACGGAACCTGCGTGGAGAAGCTCAGCATCTTTCCGCCGTTCTCCTCCACCCTCGCACTCCTCGTGCTGGTGGCTGTGCTCGTGGGGATCATCCTCGTTTCCCTGGCAACGTTCCACTTCCACAAGAGGAAGCTTCGGAATAGGAAGATCCAGCGCGCGCAGGAGGAATACGAGCGCGACAGTCGCAGCCCCGTGCGCGCTGGGGCGAGCGGGGAGCCCGCGAGGCCGTGCGTCATCGTCCGACCGGCGAGATGCGAGGAGAAGCTCTCGTGCCAGAGCACGGAGAGCGGGGACGTCACCGAACCGGCGCTGCACGAGGCGGTTCCTCTTGACTGTTAA
- the mybbp1a gene encoding myb-binding protein 1A-like protein: MSVEMVEELSVKTAQPVRPAGILQQNRVFLDFFWDFAKPDQEVRLKAVESLIQYLKTNNQADELEYTFKRLVDGLAHTREAARPGFSLALGQVLSAFEDVSLQDILDRIKEKHNLQKVKKKLVRNAMFGNLFGVLALHQSGRLSKEPQVVLGCVQLLQSLSEHRQHLKDLPTKTMMDILNEIPEEVFEEVLLGALQTDLASAFRTPEQLQLLLVALQRFPQTLKPKKLKKLLGSSTIINADNIPKLTEVLKMAARSVKKECVLPAVVLDLLKLSLREDSFQLFWNKAIVDSMFKEQPGPTHYLSFRLLGSALPLLSIDQLKEVLSGEVMMHYGEHVVSAQKPDRFKLAPEMDVYVSDFLQNCQDSDKQLAVMVAFSSLTNQGYPVVPSVWKVVQHLQPAALQSYVEWLKTMFLQPQLDKLLDFSTRKQKDNQEAQKENSIFRLRKWIIARLSSIIDNHQVKKQEDLIMDVARFVFFHAFFSTKKPTKDIPETAGKLSVPLDDKTRGVLVNSFFGLLMSMHHLPLIENSAEGAATVNQKRALGVTADGTMWIYHLVQYAQVLLSQPKHVQSSQSFSAEQRQAWDSMLESVESLKKKAKKGQSAEWSAFQQLFLLVGMHLFKAPEELVDVLKDLQSCMDKAQEKKVKKKKKKQEQEEEPEWVEVMVDILLSLLSQPSRHIRQVCRTVFSSICPHVTAAALTAILDVLDSEKDDEEDSAVFVTDEIDKTQKKSEEDEDDEDMEVDKSDESDDEDEDADGEAMEAEEEEEEDDDDDDELEEEGEVDQNFRLELMKVLQQQNALAAEEDGSSDEDMDDEAMMELDKSLASLFSEQKKKALAKKDEKTKIQKEKMLVRDFKIKVLDLIEVFVARQAGSPLVLGLVEPLLSIIDKGMSSDSHQQEQDFLRRAADIFRNQLCRSKVYCRTAGDRQGELHDLLDKLMTKTQKLSDSSVCLYYFSASLYVVKVLRGAPPAETKEEPTAAAIDLKFMGNVDVDRVSTIFRNALSSFMSRRKSPMTAQMFTDLFNRFPVLCVNLLDTAVQHITFGVREHQQGLACMLVLRAMQSREVQQLLSGDLWTELFVKVAGQLATCLQAVGQTESKMVKEKVVKILELCQFLVKIVHLQKLTVDLEPLKTVLQSLTSVITFNKTGKLEDTYWAVMKHFGVMKPKVEKTKPDKEADQQQAPKKKKGFLPETKKRKKRNKPVLEPAGNNSTPTNKPEEAKGQAKKKKDKKMKLKRPADGAAAPHPNPAKKSKTQSDSKPAKKKKPKQKIEGGGKI; this comes from the exons GCAGATGAGTTGGAATACACCTTTAAAAGGCTGGTGGATGGTCTGGCTCACACACGAGAGGCGGCAAGACCTGGATTCAGTCTGGCTCTGGGACAG GTCTTGAGTGCCTTTGAAGATGTCTCTCTGCAGGATATACTCGACAGAATCAAAGAAAAGCACAATTTGCAGAAAGTGAAAAAG AAACTTGTCAGAAATGCTATGTTTGGGAATTTGTTTGGCGTCCTCGCTCTTCATCAGTCTGGCCGCCTCTCAAAA GAGCCACAGGTGGTGCTGGGATGTGTGCAGCTCCTCCAGAGCCTCAGCGAGCACAGACAACACCTGAAGGACCTGCCCACTAAGACCATGATGGACATCCTAAATGAG ATTCCAGAGGAGGTTTTTGAGGAGGTTCTGCTGGGCGCTCTGCAGACTGACCTGGCATCAGCCTTCAGGACTCCAGagcagctgcagctgctgctggtaGCACTGCAGCGCTTCCCACAAACCCTCAAACCCAAGAAACTCAAGAAGCTGCTGGGCTCGTCAACCATCATCAACGCTGACAACATCCCCAA GCTGACAGAGGTGTTGAAGATGGCGGCCCGCTCAGTGAAGAAGGAGTGTGTTCTCCCAGCAGTGGTCCTGGACCTATTGAAGCTCTCTCTGAGGGAAGACAGCTTCCAGCTCTTCTGGAATAAAGCCATCGTTGACAGCATGTTTAAGGAGCAGCCGGGACCAACTCA CTACCTGAGTTTCCGTCTGCTGGGCAGCGCCCTGCCTCTCCTGTCTATAGACCAGCTGAAGGAGGTTTTGTCTGGAGAGGTGATGATGCACTACGGGGAACATGTGGTGTCTGCTCAG AAACCAGACCGCTTCAAGCTGGCCCCAGAGATGGACGTCTATGTGTCGGACTTCTTGCAGAACTGTCAGGACTCTGACAAACAGCTGGCAGTGATGGTGGCCTTCTCTTCACTGACCAACCAGGGTTACCCTGTGGTGCCATCGGTGTGGAAGGTGGTGCAGCACCTCCAGCCAGCAGCTCTGCAGAGCTACGTGGAGTGGCTGAAGACCATGTTCTTGCAGCCTCAGCTGGACAAGCTCCTGGACTTCAGCACTCGCAAGCAGAAAGACAATCAGGAAGCTCA AAAGGAGAACTCCATATTCCGCCTGAGGAAGTGGATTATTGCTCGGCTGTCCTCGATCATTGACAACCACCAGGTGAAGAAGCAGGAGGACCTCATCATGGATGTGGCCAG GTTCGTCTTTTTCCATGCTTTCTTCAGCACCAAGAAGCCGACTAAAGACATCCCAGAGACAGCGGGGAAACTTTCCGTCCCACTGGATGATAAAACCAGAGGAGTGCTTGTCAATTCTTTCTTTGG GCTCCTCATGTCCATGCACCACCTGCCTCTCATTGAGAACTCGGCCGAGGGGGCGGCGACTGTCAATCAAAAGCGAGCGCTGGGTGTAACAGCCGACGGCACCATGTGGATCTACCACCTGGTCCAGTACGCCCAAGTCCTGCTCAGCCAGCCAAAACACGTCCAGAGTAGCCAGTCCTTCAGCGCTGAGCAAAGACAGGCCTGGGACAG CATGCTCGAGTCAGTGGAGAGCTTgaagaagaaagcaaagaaaggcCAAAGTGCAGAGTGGAGTGCTTTCCAGCAGCTCTTCCTGTTGGTCGGCATGCATCTCTTCAAG GCTCCTGAAGAGCTAGTTGACGTCTTGAAGGACCTGCAGAGCTGTATGGACAAAGCCCAGGAGAAGAAGgtcaagaagaaaaagaagaaacaag agcaggaggaggagcctGAGTGGGTGGAGGTGATGGTGGACATCTTGTTGTCCCTTCTGTCCCAGCCGAGTCGACATATCAGACAGGTCTGCAGGACCGTCTTCTCTTCCATCTGCCCCCATGTTACTGCAGCCGCCCTCACCGCCATCTTAGAC GTCCTGGACTCAGAAAAGGATGACGAGGAGGATTCTGCCGTGTTCGTCACTGACGAGATTGACAAAACCCAGAAGAAatcagaggaagatgaagatgacgaAGACATGGAG GTTGACAAGTCAGACGAAtcagatgatgaggatgaagatgcaGATGGTGAAGCAATGGAGgcggaagaggaagaggaggaggatgatgatgacgatgatgaactagaggaggaaggagaggtggaCCAAAACTTCCGTCTGGAGCTGATGAAGGTCCTGCAGCAGCAGAATGCTTTG GCCGCAGAGGAGGACGGCAGCAGTGATGAAGATATGGATGATGAAGCCATGATGGAGCTGGATAAGAGCCTGGCATCGTTGTTCtcagaacagaagaaaaaggcCTTGGCCAAGAAGGACGAAAAGACCAAaatacagaaagagaaaatgctGGTTCGAGACTTTAAGATCAAG GTGTTGGACCTGATCGAGGTGTTCGTGGCTCGGCAGGCGGGCAGTCCTCTTGTGTTGGGTTTGGTGGAGCCTCTGCTCAGCATTATCGACAAAGGAATGAGCTCCGACAGCCACCAACAGGAGCAGGACTTCCTCCGCAGAGCTGCAGATATCTTCAG GAACCAGCTCTGTAGGTCCAaggtttactgcaggactgCTGGTGACAGACAGGGGGAGCTCCATGACCTGCTGGACAAACTGATGACTAAAACCCAGAAACTGTCCGACTCCTCCGTCTGCCTCTATTACTTCAG TGCCTCTCTGTACGTGGTGAAAGTGCTCCGAGGAGCTCCTCCTGCTGAGACCAAAGAGGAGCCGACAGCCGCAGCAATCGAC TTGAAGTTCATGGGGAACGTGGATGTGGATCGGGTCTCCACAATCTTCCGAAATGCTCTGAGCTCCTTCATGAGCCGGAGAAAGAGCCCTATGACTGCTCAGATGTTCACCGACTTGTTCAACAGATTCCCT GTTTTGTGTGTCAACCTGTTGGATACAGCTGTGCAGCACATCACATTTGGGGTCAGAGAACACCAGCAG GGTCTAGCATGTATGTTGGTGTTGAGGGCAATGCAGAGCAGGGAGGTTCAGCAGCTGTTGAGCGGCGATCTGTGGACGGAGCTCTTTGTAAAGGTTGCAGGTCAGCTGGCAACG TGTCTTCAGGCTGTTGGTCAAACTGAGAGCAAAATGGTGAAGGAGAAAGTGGTGAAAATCTTGGAGCTCTGTCAGTTCCTAGTGAAGATCGTCCACCTGCAG AAACTGACTGTAGACCTGGAGCCCCTTAAAACGGTCCTGCAGTCCCTGACCAGCGTCATCACCTTCAATAAGACCGGCAAGCTAGAAGACACCTACTGGGCCGTGATGAAACACTTTGGAGTCAT GAAGCCCAAAGTTGAAAAGACAAAGCCTGACAAGGAAGCCGACCAACAACAAGCtcccaagaagaagaaaggtttTCTACCTGAGACGAAAAAGCGGAAGAAGCGCAATAAGCCTGTTTTAGAACCTGCGGGGAACAACTCGACCCCCACAAACAAACCAGAGGAAGCGAAAGGACaagccaaaaagaaaaaagacaagaaaatgaaactgaaacgACCGGCCGATGGTGCAGCGGCTCCACATCCCAACCCAGCCAAAAAGAGCAAGACACAGTCTGACAGCAAGCCagccaagaagaagaagcccAAACAGAagatagagggaggagggaaaataTAA